One Alteromonas sp. KC3 DNA segment encodes these proteins:
- the ligA gene encoding NAD-dependent DNA ligase LigA, protein MSDNLEQAKQQVAALRKTINDYNYQYYVLDDPTVPDAVYDRDMQTLIALEKQYPELQSPNSPSQKVGGEALSAFEQVSHEVPMLSLDNAFDEASLLAFEKRVKDRLNDTSTLTFGCEPKLDGLAVSILYEDGELVRAATRGDGQVGENITANVRTIMNVPLTLRGDSYPQRVEVRGEVFMPREGFEKLNAYQRENGGKVFANPRNAAAGSLRQLDSKITAKRPLMFYAYSLGVVQPESFDLPETHSERLAQLGEWGLPLCPEMDIAQGGEGCLAYYNRILDVRDNLPYDIDGVVFKVNRIDLQRRLGFVARAPRWAIAQKFPAQEEVTRLLDVEFQVGRTGAITPVARLEPVFVGGVTVSNATLHNQDEINRLGVKVGDTVVIRRAGDVIPQVVSVVEANRTGDETQIVFPVQCPVCDSQVEKLEDEAVARCTGGLICAAQRKQALKHFASRKAFDIDGLGDKLVDQLVDADLVHSPADFFTLSLGELIGLERMAEKSASKLLASLESAKTTTLAKFLYALGIREVGEATAANLAAHFETLDAIREASLEALVDVQDVGEVVAAHIFNFFNESHNTDVIDALLREGVNWPAIEKPNADNLPLEGKTCVITGTLSEMGRSDAKARLQLLGAKVAGSVSKNTDFLVAGEKAGSKLTKAQELDVEVWDEAALLAFLSEHER, encoded by the coding sequence ATGTCTGATAATTTAGAACAAGCTAAGCAGCAAGTAGCTGCGCTACGCAAAACCATTAATGACTACAACTATCAGTACTATGTGCTGGATGACCCAACAGTGCCTGATGCGGTTTATGACCGCGATATGCAAACGTTAATTGCGCTTGAAAAACAGTATCCAGAACTTCAAAGCCCCAATTCACCCAGTCAGAAGGTTGGCGGCGAGGCACTTTCGGCGTTCGAGCAAGTGTCGCATGAAGTGCCGATGCTATCGTTAGACAATGCGTTTGATGAAGCATCATTATTAGCGTTTGAAAAAAGGGTAAAAGATAGATTAAACGACACATCTACGCTCACGTTTGGTTGTGAACCCAAACTAGACGGTCTCGCGGTAAGTATTCTATACGAAGATGGAGAATTAGTGCGCGCAGCCACGCGTGGTGACGGTCAGGTTGGCGAGAACATTACGGCTAATGTTAGAACAATAATGAATGTACCGCTTACGCTTCGCGGAGATAGCTACCCTCAGCGTGTTGAGGTACGTGGTGAAGTCTTTATGCCTCGTGAAGGGTTTGAAAAGCTTAATGCGTATCAGCGAGAAAATGGCGGCAAAGTATTTGCGAATCCGAGGAATGCCGCTGCAGGAAGTCTTCGTCAACTCGACTCTAAAATTACTGCCAAAAGACCGTTAATGTTCTATGCCTATTCTCTTGGTGTGGTGCAACCAGAGTCTTTTGATTTACCAGAAACCCACAGTGAACGTCTTGCACAACTCGGTGAATGGGGATTGCCACTGTGTCCAGAAATGGATATTGCGCAAGGCGGTGAAGGATGTCTGGCTTACTACAACCGCATTTTAGACGTTCGCGATAACTTACCTTATGACATCGATGGCGTTGTGTTTAAAGTTAATCGCATTGACCTACAACGTCGACTTGGTTTTGTTGCACGTGCACCACGCTGGGCGATAGCTCAAAAATTTCCTGCTCAGGAAGAGGTTACTCGGTTACTAGATGTCGAGTTTCAAGTAGGTCGTACTGGTGCTATTACCCCTGTTGCTCGATTGGAACCGGTGTTTGTTGGTGGTGTTACTGTCTCAAACGCGACCCTTCACAACCAAGATGAGATAAACCGACTAGGCGTGAAAGTGGGCGATACTGTCGTCATTCGTCGTGCGGGTGATGTGATCCCACAAGTTGTATCAGTGGTTGAAGCAAACCGTACGGGCGATGAGACCCAGATAGTATTTCCGGTTCAATGTCCGGTTTGTGACTCACAGGTAGAGAAATTAGAAGATGAAGCTGTAGCGCGCTGCACAGGCGGACTTATTTGTGCAGCTCAGCGTAAACAGGCGCTTAAGCACTTCGCATCGCGTAAGGCATTCGACATTGATGGCTTGGGCGATAAACTGGTCGATCAACTGGTTGATGCAGACTTAGTGCATAGTCCGGCAGATTTCTTTACCTTATCGTTAGGCGAACTCATTGGCCTTGAAAGAATGGCGGAGAAGTCAGCAAGTAAGTTGTTGGCATCACTAGAAAGTGCCAAAACCACTACGTTAGCCAAGTTTCTCTATGCTTTGGGTATTAGGGAAGTGGGAGAGGCAACCGCTGCTAATCTTGCCGCGCATTTTGAAACACTCGATGCCATTCGCGAAGCTTCATTAGAGGCACTAGTCGATGTACAAGATGTAGGTGAGGTCGTTGCTGCTCATATTTTCAATTTCTTCAATGAAAGCCATAATACGGATGTGATAGACGCATTACTTCGAGAAGGTGTGAATTGGCCAGCCATTGAAAAACCGAATGCTGACAATTTACCACTAGAAGGCAAAACCTGTGTTATCACAGGTACACTCAGTGAAATGGGCCGCTCTGATGCAAAAGCGCGCTTGCAATTGTTGGGTGCGAAAGTCGCAGGCTCGGTAAGTAAGAATACCGATTTTTTAGTGGCAGGTGAAAAAGCAGGCTCTAAGCTGACCAAAGCACAAGAATTAGACGTAGAAGTGTGGGATGAAGCGGCGTTATTGGCCTTTCTTTCAGAACATGAGCGTTAA
- the smc gene encoding chromosome segregation protein SMC, whose translation MRLKKIKLAGFKSFVEPTSIPFPGEMTAIVGPNGCGKSNVIDAVRWVLGESSAKNLRGDAMTDVIFNGSSSRKPVGQCSVELVFDNSAGRIAGEFANYNELSVKRLVTRDAQSTYFLNGTKCRRRDVTDLFLGTGLGPRSYAIIEQGMISRLIESKPQELRVFIEEAAGISKYKERRRETENRIKHTHDNLERLNDVRDELGKQLEKLQRQAAAATRYKTLRAQARELKGQLAAIRFLKNSEHIEALQKQQSALQLEVDGLVARLQGDEAGLEQYKTKQVETKQTIDDLQQQLFNTGTAITRLEQNALHAKQRKSQIEQELARVDEQQQLLNDSLKEASEALAVSRAELDNIEPELELKTAELEHARERFEDAEQELREFNSQARDQEQAYHQLKSNVQQCHSQIQSTMSMQLRTSQRIGELQEERNQLNEEDIVGDIELLEEQFNEAELQVLAQQEAVSKITDSLALQTERVKSLEKNALATQGEYQTAQSTIKALKALQLDAAQQDDVRLVNVERLWQSINSPSHLAPCVEAILTHLHQPYVSAVHSAGDLLSHLTAMPSGSRVYAQSAFINEAQPETLAHALLEHNASVPAFFDEIVLCENDEALTQVIEGELENTSSSGASTCKSAISFTGLWASTQWVVRPGALNDGVLQRSNKIALLESELEELETQKEDIEQQLDSAKAALKQCEEQRGAALRALSDAESGRDQLRNKLSLLQMQRQQQSQRAHKIDEELEKQNALLSKEETQLAQLSEKLEFQEAQILEHEVHIDEVNDKREYKERQVGELRALVESLTTKNHELALKKQQLENHQNLYGQQVTRNGQQQEEYGNAKIRLTQELAQITSPQEMQNAELQAMLETKAELEQRKSELQIVLEDIEQWLREAEKGHQSLGKDIQARQTNIDKLNIDIEGYRVRANTILEQLDETQQSLKSILETLPEHAEEKQWQEDLEKTQSSLQRLGAVNLAAVEEFETQSERKSHLDTQHNDLTEALETLQSAIRKIDKETRTRFSSTFEQVNEDLKALFPKVFGGGSAYLALTDDDLLETGVTIMARPPGKKNSTIHLLSGGEKALTALSLVFAIFRLNPAPFCLLDEVDAPLDDANVGRFCNLVSEMSQTVQFIYITHNKIAMEMASHLTGVTMAEPGVSRMVAVDVDEAVAFAEA comes from the coding sequence GTGCGACTTAAAAAGATCAAATTGGCTGGCTTTAAATCCTTCGTCGAGCCAACTTCAATTCCTTTTCCTGGTGAAATGACCGCTATTGTCGGTCCAAATGGCTGTGGCAAGTCCAATGTGATCGACGCTGTGCGTTGGGTACTTGGTGAGAGTTCTGCAAAGAATTTGCGCGGCGATGCGATGACAGACGTTATTTTTAATGGCTCATCTTCTCGCAAACCGGTTGGACAGTGCAGTGTGGAGTTGGTATTTGATAATAGCGCGGGGCGAATAGCTGGTGAGTTTGCCAACTATAATGAGTTGTCGGTGAAGCGTCTTGTTACACGCGACGCGCAATCTACTTATTTCCTAAATGGCACAAAATGTCGTCGTCGTGATGTGACCGATTTGTTTTTAGGTACGGGCCTTGGCCCTCGTTCTTATGCCATCATAGAACAGGGCATGATATCGCGACTTATAGAGTCTAAACCGCAAGAGTTACGCGTGTTCATTGAAGAAGCGGCGGGTATTTCAAAGTATAAAGAACGGCGTCGCGAGACTGAGAATCGCATAAAGCATACCCATGACAACTTAGAGCGTTTAAACGATGTTCGCGATGAACTTGGTAAACAATTAGAGAAACTTCAGCGTCAAGCTGCAGCAGCAACTCGGTATAAAACGCTGCGTGCTCAGGCCAGAGAGCTTAAGGGACAATTAGCGGCTATTCGTTTTTTGAAAAACAGCGAACATATAGAGGCGCTACAAAAGCAGCAAAGCGCACTTCAGTTAGAAGTCGATGGGTTAGTGGCCCGCTTACAGGGTGATGAAGCTGGGTTAGAACAGTATAAAACCAAGCAAGTTGAAACTAAGCAAACCATCGATGATCTGCAACAACAGTTGTTCAATACTGGTACCGCAATAACTCGCTTAGAGCAAAATGCACTGCATGCAAAGCAACGCAAAAGTCAGATTGAACAAGAATTGGCAAGAGTTGATGAACAGCAGCAACTACTTAATGACTCTCTTAAGGAAGCGTCAGAGGCGTTAGCGGTATCGCGTGCAGAGTTAGACAATATTGAGCCGGAGCTGGAATTAAAAACTGCTGAACTTGAGCATGCAAGAGAGCGGTTTGAGGATGCAGAGCAAGAACTTCGAGAGTTTAACAGCCAAGCCCGCGACCAAGAGCAGGCGTATCATCAGCTAAAAAGTAACGTGCAACAATGCCATAGCCAAATTCAATCAACCATGAGCATGCAGCTACGTACATCTCAGCGAATAGGTGAGTTACAAGAAGAGCGCAATCAGCTAAATGAAGAAGATATCGTAGGCGACATTGAGCTTCTTGAAGAACAGTTCAATGAAGCTGAGTTGCAGGTTTTGGCGCAACAGGAAGCCGTCAGTAAGATAACAGATTCCCTTGCGTTACAGACCGAACGGGTTAAATCGCTTGAGAAAAACGCATTGGCCACACAGGGTGAATATCAGACCGCTCAATCCACCATTAAGGCCTTAAAAGCTCTGCAACTTGATGCAGCACAACAAGACGATGTGCGATTAGTTAATGTAGAAAGGCTATGGCAAAGTATTAATTCACCGTCGCATCTCGCACCTTGTGTTGAAGCAATTCTTACACATTTACATCAACCTTATGTGAGTGCGGTTCATTCGGCAGGTGATTTGCTTTCGCATTTAACTGCTATGCCAAGTGGAAGTCGTGTTTATGCGCAAAGCGCTTTTATCAATGAAGCACAGCCAGAAACCCTTGCGCATGCGCTACTAGAACATAATGCGTCTGTCCCTGCATTTTTTGATGAAATTGTCCTTTGTGAAAATGATGAAGCACTTACTCAAGTCATCGAAGGAGAACTTGAAAATACAAGTAGTTCCGGCGCGTCAACATGTAAAAGTGCGATTTCGTTTACCGGGCTTTGGGCAAGCACACAGTGGGTAGTAAGACCGGGTGCATTGAATGACGGTGTACTTCAGCGTAGCAATAAAATTGCCTTGCTAGAGTCTGAATTAGAAGAGTTAGAAACGCAAAAAGAAGACATTGAACAACAGCTCGATAGCGCAAAAGCTGCGCTTAAGCAATGTGAAGAGCAAAGAGGGGCTGCTCTGCGTGCACTTAGTGATGCTGAGAGCGGGCGCGATCAACTTCGAAACAAGCTTTCGCTTTTACAGATGCAACGACAACAGCAATCTCAACGAGCGCATAAAATTGATGAAGAGCTTGAAAAGCAAAACGCACTATTATCCAAAGAAGAAACACAACTTGCACAACTTTCAGAAAAGCTGGAGTTTCAGGAAGCGCAAATATTAGAGCATGAAGTACACATTGACGAAGTCAATGATAAGCGTGAATACAAAGAGCGGCAGGTTGGTGAATTACGTGCTTTGGTAGAATCATTAACCACCAAAAATCATGAGCTTGCGCTTAAAAAGCAACAATTAGAAAACCACCAGAATCTTTATGGTCAACAGGTTACGCGTAACGGTCAGCAGCAGGAAGAATACGGTAATGCCAAGATTCGTCTTACACAAGAACTTGCCCAAATAACGTCACCGCAAGAAATGCAGAATGCTGAGTTACAAGCAATGCTAGAAACCAAAGCTGAGCTTGAACAACGTAAAAGCGAGCTGCAAATTGTGCTTGAAGATATTGAGCAATGGCTTAGAGAGGCAGAGAAAGGCCATCAATCATTAGGTAAAGATATACAAGCAAGACAAACCAATATCGACAAACTCAATATTGATATTGAAGGCTACCGCGTTAGAGCGAATACCATTCTAGAGCAGCTAGATGAAACGCAGCAGTCGCTTAAGTCAATTTTAGAAACACTGCCCGAACATGCAGAAGAGAAACAGTGGCAAGAAGATTTAGAAAAGACACAGTCAAGTTTGCAACGTTTAGGTGCAGTAAACCTAGCTGCAGTGGAAGAGTTTGAAACGCAATCAGAGCGCAAGTCTCATCTTGATACGCAACACAACGATTTAACTGAGGCACTTGAAACGCTTCAATCGGCTATACGCAAAATAGATAAAGAAACGCGCACGCGGTTTTCAAGTACATTTGAACAGGTGAATGAAGACCTCAAAGCATTGTTTCCAAAAGTATTTGGTGGTGGTTCTGCGTATTTAGCGTTAACCGATGATGACTTGTTAGAAACAGGTGTTACCATTATGGCAAGACCACCTGGTAAGAAAAATAGCACTATTCACCTCTTAAGCGGTGGAGAAAAAGCATTAACCGCTTTATCATTGGTATTTGCTATTTTTAGATTAAATCCAGCGCCATTTTGTCTGTTGGATGAAGTAGATGCACCATTGGATGATGCAAATGTAGGGCGCTTTTGTAACTTGGTGTCAGAAATGTCACAAACAGTGCAGTTTATTTATATCACCCACAATAAAATAGCGATGGAGATGGCAAGCCATCTGACCGGTGTCACAATGGCGGAACCTGGCGTTTCGCGCATGGTCGCGGTAGATGTCGACGAGGCTGTAGCCTTCGCAGAAGCATAA
- the nlpI gene encoding lipoprotein NlpI gives MCRNVSLIFFFLFVAILTGCAQTPSIAERPQMGNLLLAEPAPINPRSEMAIARYNQVLMSPALSDTDKAELHFQRGMLYDSVGLSGLAQFDYTQAINLKPDLAEAYNSIGIHYIQQNDFIQAYEAFDSTLEINPDYDFAFLNRGIALYYGGRSELATSDLDTFFSKDETDPFRALWAYFAHHDMSDEMGMTYLATVRPSLDNEHWATSIVDLFLGTVDENTVLNSLLDGVRSQKGLTDRLCEAYFYLGKYHSQMGNRGIASNYFKLALSTNVYDYVEHRYARLELNRLREQANDVSSDDE, from the coding sequence ATGTGCAGAAACGTTAGTCTCATCTTTTTTTTCTTATTTGTTGCTATTTTGACCGGTTGTGCGCAAACACCGTCAATTGCCGAGCGTCCCCAAATGGGGAATTTGCTTTTAGCTGAACCAGCACCCATAAACCCCCGTTCAGAAATGGCAATTGCGCGCTACAATCAAGTATTGATGAGCCCAGCGCTTTCAGATACAGACAAGGCTGAACTGCATTTTCAACGAGGCATGCTGTATGACAGTGTAGGGCTCTCTGGATTGGCTCAGTTCGATTACACCCAAGCAATCAATCTTAAGCCCGATTTAGCAGAAGCGTATAATTCGATAGGCATACATTACATTCAGCAAAACGACTTCATTCAGGCGTACGAAGCGTTTGACTCTACCTTAGAAATTAATCCAGATTACGACTTCGCCTTTTTAAATCGCGGTATTGCGTTGTATTACGGCGGTCGCTCTGAACTGGCAACTTCTGATCTAGACACGTTTTTTTCCAAAGACGAAACAGACCCGTTTAGAGCACTATGGGCTTACTTTGCGCATCACGACATGTCAGATGAAATGGGAATGACATACCTTGCTACGGTTCGTCCTTCTCTTGATAACGAACATTGGGCAACCAGTATTGTGGATTTGTTCTTAGGTACTGTTGATGAAAATACGGTACTAAACTCGCTGCTTGATGGGGTCAGAAGTCAAAAAGGGCTAACAGACAGGTTGTGCGAGGCCTATTTCTATTTGGGCAAATATCATTCTCAAATGGGTAACAGAGGGATCGCGTCTAACTACTTCAAATTGGCCCTTAGCACTAACGTGTATGACTATGTTGAACATCGTTACGCCAGATTAGAGCTTAATCGTCTTCGTGAGCAAGCTAACGACGTGTCTAGCGACGACGAGTAA
- a CDS encoding DUF2062 domain-containing protein produces the protein MPKKFIRRFLPDHQSIKQNKALKIFGSVLHEPNLWHLNRRSAAGAFGIGLFFAFWPVPFQMWLSAGMAIPFRVNLPLSVATVWVTNPFTIPPIFYGAYKVGTTVLGTKPEHFEFQFSWQWVVESINTIGPAFLVGCGICSVFFGLLGYFSLNWVWRFQVRKAWERRRQLRMKTAQ, from the coding sequence ATGCCTAAAAAATTTATTCGCCGCTTTTTGCCAGATCACCAAAGCATTAAGCAAAACAAAGCCTTAAAGATTTTCGGAAGCGTACTCCACGAACCCAATTTATGGCATCTCAATCGTCGTTCGGCAGCTGGCGCCTTTGGTATTGGACTATTTTTTGCCTTTTGGCCGGTACCTTTTCAAATGTGGCTGTCAGCAGGTATGGCAATTCCATTTCGCGTTAATTTACCCTTATCTGTTGCAACCGTGTGGGTAACAAACCCCTTTACTATTCCTCCAATATTCTATGGGGCCTACAAGGTCGGCACTACTGTACTTGGGACCAAACCTGAACATTTTGAATTCCAATTCAGTTGGCAGTGGGTGGTAGAGAGCATTAACACCATCGGCCCAGCATTTCTTGTCGGGTGTGGAATTTGCTCAGTATTCTTTGGTCTATTAGGCTATTTTTCACTTAACTGGGTGTGGCGATTCCAAGTAAGAAAGGCGTGGGAACGCAGAAGACAACTGCGTATGAAAACAGCCCAATAA
- a CDS encoding sel1 repeat family protein, whose protein sequence is MRGLVLAVLALLIVAGDSGRYAPQLVSNGLSVFEPHDAIDSSTLKHSAGHVNAALSLLWDASNQGNENAQQAFLNLFNNAFESDFSNGTVEKDTATYWLEKLVKIENADAAWLLYQILGEEGASQRFMRLAAIGDVAEAQLAFAMSSESPVKREKWLVRAASQGYVPAQAALADWYLLHGQQELAKPLLEATATLDMQSAFKYGRLLWGEGAYAEAKVHITRAATLGHAQAKRAVHVIEKYKPISTDEATRYSWQRASASSKACLQRIQPFATSLATIIRADSIYADFTKDNRLDNLSLCVAPPIWLAQNVLDCDKNYKSSGVLGCDITPLATMAKTREFSHAVVFAEQGKANVQNGVMYLDISDAYSVFVHELAHFAGFADEYPMGRRMANRLCDARQIEDFAPPNVVVDSEYWYAPHNTVANWLEIDPATIIAPAKTCLVSGKQAYKPSRRITFMEHHDSGVIPPLYIVLWEQQLNKQNVQRPISMNFFQAFHKSGNQVEAAHWLSEYEAYVNGSQAGDETADAD, encoded by the coding sequence ATGCGTGGTTTAGTATTGGCAGTTTTAGCACTGCTCATTGTTGCGGGGGATAGCGGTCGCTATGCCCCGCAATTAGTTTCTAATGGCTTAAGTGTTTTTGAGCCCCATGATGCTATTGACAGCAGCACACTCAAACATAGCGCTGGTCATGTCAATGCCGCCTTATCGCTATTGTGGGACGCATCTAATCAGGGAAATGAAAACGCCCAACAAGCCTTCCTTAATTTATTCAACAACGCATTCGAAAGCGATTTCTCAAACGGTACGGTAGAAAAAGATACCGCGACATATTGGCTTGAAAAGCTAGTAAAAATTGAAAATGCCGATGCGGCGTGGTTGTTGTATCAGATTTTGGGTGAAGAAGGCGCGTCGCAGCGTTTTATGCGCCTGGCGGCGATTGGTGACGTAGCGGAAGCGCAGCTCGCATTCGCAATGTCGAGCGAATCACCCGTAAAGCGTGAAAAATGGCTGGTGCGTGCAGCGTCGCAAGGTTATGTCCCTGCACAGGCGGCACTGGCCGACTGGTATTTACTGCACGGCCAGCAAGAGCTAGCTAAACCGTTACTTGAAGCTACTGCTACGCTCGATATGCAAAGCGCGTTTAAATACGGTCGCTTGTTGTGGGGTGAAGGCGCATACGCCGAGGCTAAAGTGCATATAACGCGAGCCGCGACACTTGGCCATGCACAAGCTAAACGAGCCGTGCATGTAATAGAAAAGTACAAACCAATATCTACAGATGAAGCAACCCGATATTCTTGGCAGCGAGCGAGCGCCAGTTCTAAGGCTTGCTTACAACGAATACAGCCGTTTGCGACGAGTTTAGCCACTATTATTCGCGCAGACTCGATATATGCAGATTTCACGAAAGACAACAGGCTAGATAACTTATCGTTGTGCGTAGCACCGCCTATCTGGTTAGCGCAAAATGTACTCGATTGCGACAAAAACTATAAAAGCAGTGGTGTATTAGGCTGTGATATCACGCCTTTGGCAACCATGGCGAAAACGCGAGAATTCAGTCACGCGGTGGTTTTTGCAGAGCAAGGTAAAGCCAATGTACAAAATGGTGTTATGTATCTTGATATTAGTGATGCTTACTCGGTGTTTGTTCATGAGTTAGCGCATTTTGCTGGCTTTGCTGATGAATATCCAATGGGTAGACGCATGGCTAATCGTTTGTGTGACGCACGTCAGATTGAGGATTTTGCGCCGCCAAATGTTGTTGTTGATAGCGAGTATTGGTATGCACCGCACAACACCGTGGCTAATTGGCTTGAGATCGATCCTGCTACTATCATAGCACCAGCTAAAACGTGTCTAGTTAGTGGTAAACAAGCTTACAAGCCTAGCCGACGTATTACGTTTATGGAGCACCACGACAGTGGGGTAATACCACCGCTTTACATTGTGCTTTGGGAGCAACAACTCAATAAGCAAAATGTGCAGCGTCCCATCTCGATGAACTTCTTTCAAGCGTTCCACAAAAGTGGTAATCAAGTGGAAGCGGCGCATTGGCTTTCAGAGTATGAAGCATACGTAAATGGTAGCCAAGCGGGCGATGAGACGGCAGATGCTGACTGA
- the cysZ gene encoding sulfate transporter CysZ yields the protein MSQGGVHYFFEGFSLIKTKGLKRFVFVPLAINLILFSLAFYFLFGQIELAIAYVIDLVPEWLGWVKTAISFFLWPLAVISVLLIFALIFGTLANWIAAPFNGVLSEKVERHLTGQDLGDEGVMALVKDIPRTIGRELTKLVWYLPRAIGFLLLFFFLPVIGQILWFLFNAWMMAIQYCDYPYDNYKVDFTKMRLHLGQHKGKAMTFGMMVNVFSLIPVVNFIVMPVAICGATAMWVNELKPTLHQQR from the coding sequence ATGAGTCAAGGTGGTGTACATTATTTTTTCGAAGGCTTTTCATTGATTAAGACAAAAGGCCTGAAGCGTTTTGTTTTTGTGCCGCTTGCCATCAACCTGATCCTGTTTTCGTTAGCGTTTTATTTTCTGTTTGGTCAAATTGAATTGGCTATCGCCTACGTGATAGATCTTGTGCCTGAATGGTTGGGTTGGGTAAAAACCGCCATTAGTTTCTTCCTTTGGCCCCTTGCTGTCATTAGTGTATTACTCATTTTCGCGCTAATATTCGGCACGCTAGCCAATTGGATAGCAGCCCCATTTAATGGTGTGCTTTCAGAAAAAGTAGAGAGACACCTTACAGGCCAAGATTTAGGTGACGAGGGCGTGATGGCGCTGGTGAAAGATATTCCCAGAACCATTGGCAGAGAGCTCACCAAACTCGTTTGGTATTTGCCACGGGCAATTGGCTTTTTACTGTTATTTTTCTTTTTGCCTGTTATTGGCCAGATACTGTGGTTTCTTTTTAACGCATGGATGATGGCAATACAATACTGCGATTACCCCTATGACAATTATAAGGTTGACTTCACTAAAATGCGCTTACACCTTGGCCAGCACAAAGGTAAGGCGATGACATTTGGGATGATGGTAAATGTTTTTTCACTTATCCCGGTGGTGAATTTCATTGTGATGCCGGTCGCCATATGCGGCGCAACGGCGATGTGGGTAAATGAATTAAAACCAACATTACATCAGCAGCGCTAA
- the zipA gene encoding cell division protein ZipA, which produces MEDELRLFLLLGGTVFIIGVLAHGIWKIRKNSKPEEKTRLEPRQWQEDDVSSEQGNSEGFDELGLGEVRVVNRTPASEVSYDNDELVESDIENVEKDSDNATIKEGAEGQAVSNNSGGDDSQLHRADESDVQAKPTPEPSPEPKLYGSVVSNPKPHMAGNARNVNDAGSSSSNVAEFPEPPGFLLKEGIDEETQESRSAGAPDEGESRQEPKLYVDPTSQASVDEQSDAQVREVADFSLDAPQQPERVELETPDSHQKRFSRTKRTKPASRKREEPNFGDDQMRIDFDESGEDAFSASDDTGSNKSPQANIEPEVLVLNVRAPEDAPIAGAALLPMLLTLGFKFGDQDIFHRHVNSNGKGPVLFSLANMFKPGVFDIDNLENFETQGVSLFMILPIEGDPHQVFNMMHNAARKLADEFNAQVLDGRRSVLTKQGLQQYVEKIREFERKRMIARS; this is translated from the coding sequence ATGGAAGATGAATTACGTCTATTTTTACTCCTTGGCGGTACCGTTTTTATCATTGGTGTTCTCGCCCACGGTATTTGGAAAATTCGCAAAAACAGCAAACCAGAAGAAAAAACACGTTTAGAGCCTAGGCAATGGCAAGAAGATGACGTGTCTTCTGAACAAGGGAATAGCGAAGGATTTGATGAGTTAGGCCTTGGTGAAGTACGTGTTGTAAATCGCACACCTGCAAGTGAAGTGTCGTATGACAACGACGAGCTTGTAGAAAGTGATATCGAAAACGTTGAGAAAGACAGCGATAATGCAACGATAAAAGAAGGGGCAGAAGGGCAAGCTGTTTCAAATAACAGCGGCGGCGATGATAGCCAATTGCACCGTGCGGATGAAAGCGATGTGCAGGCGAAACCCACTCCTGAACCAAGCCCTGAACCTAAATTGTACGGTTCTGTCGTATCTAACCCTAAGCCACATATGGCGGGTAACGCACGAAACGTAAACGACGCGGGGTCTTCTTCTAGTAATGTTGCAGAATTTCCAGAGCCGCCAGGGTTCCTGCTAAAAGAAGGTATTGACGAAGAGACACAAGAATCTCGTAGTGCTGGCGCCCCAGATGAAGGTGAATCGCGTCAAGAGCCCAAACTTTATGTAGATCCAACATCGCAGGCAAGCGTTGACGAACAGAGCGATGCACAAGTACGCGAAGTTGCCGACTTTAGCTTAGATGCACCACAGCAACCAGAACGTGTTGAGTTAGAAACACCTGATAGCCATCAAAAGCGTTTTTCTCGAACAAAGCGCACCAAGCCTGCATCGCGTAAGCGTGAAGAGCCTAATTTCGGCGACGATCAAATGCGCATCGATTTCGATGAAAGCGGTGAGGATGCGTTTAGTGCAAGCGATGATACAGGTTCGAATAAATCACCTCAGGCTAACATCGAACCAGAGGTGTTAGTGTTGAATGTGCGTGCGCCAGAAGATGCGCCAATTGCCGGAGCAGCGTTGTTACCAATGCTTTTAACACTTGGGTTTAAATTTGGCGATCAAGATATCTTCCATCGACATGTAAACTCAAATGGTAAAGGCCCCGTTTTGTTTAGCTTAGCTAATATGTTTAAGCCGGGTGTATTTGATATCGACAACTTGGAGAATTTTGAAACTCAAGGTGTGTCGTTATTTATGATTTTGCCTATTGAGGGTGATCCACATCAAGTGTTCAACATGATGCATAACGCTGCCCGTAAACTCGCAGACGAGTTTAATGCACAAGTACTTGATGGTCGCCGCAGTGTACTTACCAAGCAGGGGCTTCAACAGTACGTCGAAAAAATACGTGAATTTGAACGCAAGCGGATGATTGCGCGTAGTTAA